The sequence below is a genomic window from Mytilus edulis chromosome 2, xbMytEdul2.2, whole genome shotgun sequence.
tgtatatcACTGTTAAAGATTAAAATGAACTTTTTGTTTATAGATAGTCATGATATTGTTAGAAGCTGGAGCACAACCAGAACTACCCGACTCTGAGGGAAGGTTAGTTACATTTATTATAACAAGTCTGGTAAAAACAGACATTCTCTTATTTTTGTGCTATTTACACATTTGTTGATTGCTGTGAGAAAAATATTCCTCCTCACAATTTTCTTGATTTCTTGTGAATTTTCCTATTGTAACGTCATAAAAAAAGGCAATCATACTTGATCACACAAATAGTACAAAAGTTTcttcaaatctttatttttcttattttttcacaggcattttgttttttatttatttaaatcacaTGTTTCAAGTTGAGCACATGCTTTTTTTCCACTGGAATAGAAAGGTGAATAATTGGATTacaatttattaaattgattttgaattacaAAACTTTTTCAAAAAGGATGTCATTtaattttgagttatttcccttgtacTGTATTCAAAGAATTGCATGTAATTTTATTTCAGGACAGCTAAAGATTTTGCCTCAGCATCAGATAGAATATGGCCACATTTTGCAGCATTAAATCTAAGGAGAACACACAAATGGGAACTTGTTGAGAAAGGGGTCATTAAAAAGGTAACTATTAGAATGAACTGTACCTGAACATCATTTATAGTCATGACATATATTTGCTTgataaaaaagacaacaaacaaaaaaaaaccaattcgaATATTAATGTAATGTAACAATTGAAATTATATACTTCTGATTCTCTTTTATAAGTCTCAAATGAAACCAAAGAATACACAAAATGAAATAGACTTCTGTGCAATATCCAATCATGACTCCCATATTTCAGTCCACATCATTGAACATTAAATCTTGTTGTATATAGGATATCTAATCCTAAGAACTACTGGATTTTGGATCCCCTGTGTTGGAATAATGACCTTTATTTGCTTGAAATAGAGAATGGAATTAgatgaacaattcaacatataCAAGGGGGCATAATTTCCATGGGATACAATTTTCCATACAGATGGATGTAAATATTCCATGAGAGCAGTCAATATTAAAGGTTGAAAATTGAAACGCTTGGTCAAATATGACGGTGTGACATAGATGTGTTTGATAACACATTaaagaaattatatataaaattactgATTTTACGAATATGGTTATAAATGTGAATTTTTCTAATTTGTAGATTTCCAGTAATCAGTTAAATAACCCGGCAAGAAGAAGTGGTCATGGAATAAGGCTGGTATGTAACTGTATAATATAACTTCCTAGTCATTTATTCATACACTGTTACCTCCCTTTATGTCCCGTATCCAAGttgattttatagaaataatAAAGTGTATAGTCATTGGTCTCAGAGGTTAGaaaagatgttttaaattttattttatagaaatttttgAGTCAAAACAGCAAAAAATTAGTCATGGTTAAGAAGAACAAAATGATACAGTGTTAAAACTCAATTACAAAACCCCTTTACTTTTGTATGGATAGCTGTGACTGTTATAAGTAAAATAATTTACCTGTTTAAATCAAACTGGAATACAAGACATTGATTGTAAAAAATTGAACCAGTTAGATTGTTGAAATTGTGTATCTGGATAATTTACATCATATAAATGGTATGACCCTATGGTACTGACTTGATGAATAAATCTTCTAATGttcatcactacttttgagatgcacaaaatatagtgcatttatcataacattctatacatcctataCATGAAAATTTCCAGAAATTTATGATGAAATATAGGCTCAGATATTGAAGTTGCAAAGTtttgttatctccctttgtcTATAATTTTAgtaaatcaactacaaccaatgctttcTACAATGTAATGATTAATAATGTTACATCCCATTGATGATTTAAAGAAATCTTTACCCATTAGTGTTAAAGAAAAGcactttgatttatttttatatttgatttgtagattgttgtttttctttttatagtttttcaatttttttcaaaaagtttttttttcaacctttgagttttgaatttctttttggtaacttctgtcaatattttttgaacgaaaaactgtttttataattaaatatgtaataaaaaaaataaacacaataaacatttTGTGTATTTCAGGCTGCTAACAGTCGACCAGAATCAGCTTATGCCTATAATAGTGATCCTTTCATCCATGCTGCAGTAACAGGGGACGTGTTAGCTGACCAAGAGGAAAAAATGTCTGGTCAACAACTACAACCTCAGTTCTCATTATGGAGATGATACATTTTCTAGTCACAAATCTGTTTAATGTTATCCATTGTCACATTCATCAAAACCAGGGTATGCAATGCAAAGACTACCATGTCAATAAATCATTCAACAAAAGTTCAGACCACCATAACAATGATGTAGCCATTGTTTATGATAGCATGTTTGTATGGTATAATTCAGTATACTAGGTATATGtttgtatgatataaaataaGTTAGTACACTAGGTATATCCTTGATCAAATCGGGGCTTAATATAGTATATATCCAATAAAGACTGCTTGTGTTAGAGAGTTATTTGAAACAACCAAGGTGATCCTAGTCCATGATTTCATACATACCCATGTTTGGTAAACAGTcagtttaaaatttaattatcattAAGGTGGTTCCAAACatcttcactaaaattaatttggcttgtttaattttcataaaactttgacaaaatgtttactttgaccgtattacaaaaatataaaaatttcaaaaaacttgaaccacacactttatcgGAAATTTTTGTTGGACATTTTGACTAActccaattttgatcattgaaaagcttattATTTCCTGAACAATAGAACGCAATTAaaacattcagctgattttttcagagttatctccctgtagtgttttGTACCACCTTAAACATATTATCTGGTTTTATGGATTTCATTTGTtcaatttcaaaaaacttgaaccacatgCTTTATCAGAAATTTTTGTTGGACAGTTTGACTAGcaccaattttgatcacttaGAAGCCTATTATTTCCTGAACAATAGAACACAATTAAAAccttcagctgatttttacagagttatctccctgtagtgttttGTACCACCTTAAACATATTATCTGGTTTTATAGATTTCATTtgttcattatttatatatgCTTCTTTCTATTAGTGTGTTAACATCAATTTCAAATGTATAAACAGAGAAAAAATTAGGGTTATAACCATGTGAAAATTGATCAGAATGAAAGCATCAGACAAGACAACAAGACTATGCTTTGTTTTTATGGATGACTTTAGAGAGAAAACAAGTTTTAACTAAATGTGCTTTTCTCTTTTTTCTTGGCATTTATCATTTCACGGTTTATTTGTTTCTATGACCAATAAAAGATTAAACTGAGATTTTAAAGCGGTGTAGGTTGTCATTTGAGAAATATAAGGCCAGTATGAGGTTTTTCTATAACTTGGCAATAAAACATACAGTGCTGACTGTGTTCCTGAAAATTATAGTGcatttatatcattatatttatTGAAAACTTTCATAATAGTCATTGAAGAATATAGCATTATTTTATGAATAGTTGCAAATAAGTGGAAATATAATTGACCATGAAGTTGGAACTTTCCATAATACTGGAATTCATTTGTTACCCATATAATTCACAGACAtgatgttcaaaagttataaaccTGTAATTTGTTTTACTTGAAATGCAGACTTTTTTTGATTGTGAGCTTTCAATCTgtgctttattttaaaatgtattttatattttaaaaactagaGATTAATTTATACTATGTTGTGCAATCCAATATTTACATgtgttaaaaatattattaacattTGAATAGATATGTTATTTTGTTTAACAACCTGTAAACCTTGAGCataaaaattttcttttaaatttttctttctaTTTCCATTCTACGAAGAGCTGTTTAAAAATAGCACATCTTGAAACATGTCcagtattttttctttttcttattttgcaataaatttctttgatattttattttatgtgaatgtatttttataatgtttgaaCTGCCATATTTGACCTTCCCTTTTAATTAATGTCTGGTGAGAAATGAATTAACACATACAGTAAAAATGTGTGTGTAGATTGTAtagtttaaaataatttttttaaataatcttcTAAGTTGCCATATACAGGAGATGATCagtattaataataattatatttcagAACATTGATGTATGAATGTgctttatttattgtattttcaGTGAAAATGTTATaaggtaaaatattaatattgacTGATTAATGTCCGTTttaaatgttcagtggcaaaaatttcattcatattcaggatgagaacagATAACAATAAAATGGACCAAAGAATTATGAATTAAGACTAactgtaaaaaagaaaaacataaatatttgatTATGTCCTAGTATACTTTTAGTCAAAGTCACCTTCCTTTACAAATTTGAGAAAACTGTGGAAACAAAGACTAGAATATTTGATATAAAGCTTTCTCTTCCCAAATTTTAAGATCAACAACGACGATGGAAGTTTTTAaagaccttgactggctataaagtCTTTCATGGTCGGTTTAAGATCTAGAAAACCTTTCTCAATATcattttgttatcattttgtttgtactttttgtgtgtgtgaataaaagaaagattgcatttaaaatcatttctaaataatttgttttgatgcCATTTATACAATTTGAATATCACAGATGTATAAGTTGTTTGTTATTTATGGTGTAATGGCACAATAACTGTGATTATTTGTTAACTGTTtgcatattatatttattttaattgtttggaGTATTAATAAAAGGAATTTGATCCAAGCTGATTGTTGATTCTTTGCTACCTGTTtatatattcatgtacatgtTGAAAATAGTTTATTTATCAGGAATTTCACATTGATAACACAACAAACAGATTCCAGAATCAGATGATTGTTGGATGTTCGCTCTTTTCTCCATTTCTAATGGAACTCCAATACCATGgttatacaaaataataaaactaggaatattattatcatttaatcaCTACTAGTACTAGTTGACCATTTTTGTGTCTCGCCTTCAACAAAAGGCGAAAAATGTAAGTCATTGGAATTACAATCTGGTTGTATTGTAAACTTTTTGTATAAACAAAGCTCTTTATTTTAGAGGGTAGAAGATCCGGAGATTTCATACCATGTATACCAAGTTTTGGTCAGTCATATCTCAATTGACCATTGACCTAACCTTTATGGTACAGTGAATGCTtaaaaaatgtttagttttttgttttttgttaagtGAATTTCTCACTTTAATATCAGTAAGAAGATACTTATATTTTTCATAGGGGTTCCTTTCATggctcatctgaccttgaccttgttttaTGGATCAAGCATCACGGTTCAAGTTAAATGATAAGGTTCATTTCTCAGATCTATTAGCAGTGGTTCAACTGTATGTATTGtctggaatgattgtaaggtgtacatatcagTCTTGTAAGTTTTATCTGACCATGACATTATTTTCATGGTTAAATGGGCAAGGATTTGTATCAATAGTTTCGTCCACTTCTATGAGATACTATAAGTACAATGATAAACTGCATTTGGTGTATTGAAAGGTGTACCTGTCTATGGCCGGTTTCGTCTGACCTTGACAATTTATATAGTTAATTGGTCAGTCGTAAGTCTTTCTTGTTAATTCTGTTTCTTAGATAATgatgctataagcaataggtcaactgtgGTGTATGGATTGGA
It includes:
- the LOC139512829 gene encoding 26S proteasome non-ATPase regulatory subunit 10-like, with the protein product MAEDFNVLKDLQSHLRTAQVPLEQMSTLTQQGDDKLVEDFLTENIKVQGSDTEVLQSQLYIACFWGMKETVQEILSKRISPNSQNKGTLWTPLHAACFQEHGPIVMILLEAGAQPELPDSEGRTAKDFASASDRIWPHFAALNLRRTHKWELVEKGVIKKISSNQLNNPARRSGHGIRLAANSRPESAYAYNSDPFIHAAVTGDVLADQEEKMSGQQLQPQFSLWR